One Brassica napus cultivar Da-Ae chromosome A5, Da-Ae, whole genome shotgun sequence DNA window includes the following coding sequences:
- the LOC125609463 gene encoding TATA-box-binding protein 2 — protein MAEQGMEGSQPVDLSKHPSGIVPTLQNIVSTVNLDCKLDLKAIALQARNAEYNPKRFAAVIMRIREPKTTALIFASGKMVCTGAKSEHLSKLAARKYARIVQKLGFPAKFKDFKIQNIVGSCDVKFPIRLEGLAYSHSAFSSYEPELFPGLIYRMKQPKIVLLIFVSGKIVITGAKMREETYTAFENIYPVLTEFRKIQQ, from the exons ATGGCTGAACAAGGAATGGAAGGGAGCCAGCCAGTTGACCTTAGCAAGCATCCTTCAGGGATCGTTCCAACTCTTCA aAACATTGTATCGACAGTGAACTTGGACTGCAAGCTTGATCTTAAAGCCATAGCTTTGCAGGCTCGTAATGCTGAATATAACCCCAAG CGTTTTGCTGCGGTAATCATGAGGATAAGAGAGCCAAAGACCACTGCTTTGATCTTTGCTTCTGGGAAAATG GTGTGTACTGGAGCTAAGAGTGAACATCTTTCGAAGCTGGCTGCAAGAAAG TACGCTCGGATTGTCCAAAAGCTTGGCTTTCCTGCAAAGTTCAAG GATTTCAAGATTCAGAACATTGTAGGGTCTTGTGATGTCAAATTCCCCATTAGGCTTGAAGGTCTTGCATACTCTCACAGTGCTTTCTCAAGT taCGAGCCTGAACTATTCCCAGGACTGATATATAGGATGAAACAACCAAAGATAGTACTCCTTATTTTTGTGTCTGGAAAGATTGTTATAACTGGAGCCaag ATGAGAGAAGAGACTTACACCGCCTTTGAGAATATTTACCCAGTTCTTACAGAATTCAGGAAAATCCAGCAATAA
- the LOC125609464 gene encoding ruBisCO large subunit-binding protein subunit beta, chloroplastic-like: MASTFTATSSIGSMVAPNGHKSDKKLMNKLSSSSFGRRQNVCPRLRRSSPAIVCAAKELHFNKDGTTIRRLQAGVNKLADLVGVTLGPKGRNVVLESKYGSPRIVNDGVTVAREVELEDPVENIGAKLVRQAAAKTNDLAGDGTTTSVVLAQGFIAEGVKVVAAGANPVLITRGIEKTAKALVAELKKMSKEVEDSELADVAAVSAGNNEEIGSMIAEAMSRVGRKGVVTLEEGKSAENALYVVEGMQFDRGYISPYFVTDSEKMSVEFDNCKLLLVDKKITNARDLVGVLEDAIRGGYPILIIAEDIEQEALATLVVNKLRGTLKIAALRAPGFGERKSQYLDDIAILTGATVIREEVGLSLDKAGKEVLGHAAKVVLTKETSTIVGDGSTQEAVQKRVTQIKNLIEQAEQDYEKEKLNERIAKLSGGVAVIQVGAQTETELKEKKLRVEDALNATKAAVEEGIVVGGGCTLLRLASKVDAIKATLENDEEKVGADIVKRALSYPLKLIAKNAGVNGSVVSEKVLSNENVKYGYNAATGKYEDLMAAGIIDPTKVVRCCLEHAASVAKTFLMSDCVVVEIKEPEPVPAGNPMDNSGYGY; this comes from the exons ATGGCGTCAACTTTCACAGCAACGTCTTCCATTGGTTCAATGGTTGCTCCAAATGGTCACAAATCTGATAAGAAACTTATGAACAAGTTGTCTTCAAGCTCATTCGGAAGGAGGCAGAACGTGTGCCCCAGGCTCAGAAGATCCAGTCCTGCAATTGTATGCGCAGCCAAGGAGTTGCATTTCAACAAAGACGGGACTACCATTAGGAGACTTCAA GCTGGTGTCAACAAGCTTGCAGACCTAGTTGGTGTTACACTTGGACCTAAAGGGCGAAATGTTGTTCTTGAGAGCAAGTATGGATCTCCAAGAATTGTTAATGATGGTGTCACTGTTGCTAGGGAG GTTGAACTGGAAGACCCTGTTGAGAACATTGGTGCAAAGCTTGTCAGGCAAGCAGCTGCCAAGACCAATGACTTGGCCGGTGATGGTACCACCACATCTGTGGTTCTTGCACAAGGTTTTATTGCTGAGGGTGTCAAG GTGGTTGCTGCTGGTGCAAACCCTGTATTGATCACTAGAGGCATTGAGAAGACAGCCAAGGCTTTGGTTGCCGAGCTCAAGAAAATGTCTAAGGAG GTTGAAGACAGTGAACTTGCAGATGTGGCAGCTGTTAGTGCGGGTAACAACGAAGAGATTGGAAGTATGATTGCCGAAGCAATGAGCAGAGTTGGCAGGAAAGGTGTGGTGACACTTGAAGAGGGAAAAAGTGCAGAGAACGCACTCTACGTTGTGGAAGGAATGCAATTTGACCGTGGTTACATCTCACCTTACTTTGTGACAGACAGTGAAAAAATGTCAGTTGAGTTCGACAACTGCAAG TTACTTCTTGTTGACAAGAAAATCACCAATGCAAGGGATCTCGTTGGTGTTCTGGAGGATGCCATTAGAGGCGGATACCCAATTCTAATTATTGCAGAAGACATTGAGCAGGAGGCATTAGCGACCCTTGTAGTTAACAAGCTTAGAGGTACACTGAAGATTGCAGCTCTCAGAGCTCCAGGATTTGGAGAGCGCAAGAGTCAATACCTTGACGATATTGCCATTCTCACTGGAG CAACTGTGATTCGTGAGGAAGTTGGTCTTTCACTAGACAAAGCTGGAAAAGAGGTTCTTGGACATGCCGCAAAGGTCGTCCTCACAAAGGAGACGTCGACCATTGTGGGTGATGGGAGCACACAGGAGGCAGTGCAAAAGCGTGTTACACAGATTAAGAATCTTATTGAG CAAGCAGAGCAAGATTATGAGAAGGAAAAACTGAATGAGAGAATTGCAAAGCTCTCTGGTGGAGTTGCTGTGATTCAG GTGGGAGCACAAACTGAGACAGAACTCAAAGAGAAGAAACTGAGAGTTGAAGATGCTCTTAATGCTACAAAG GCTGCTGTTGAGGAAGGTATTGTCGTTGGTGGTGGTTGTACTCTGCTTCGCCTTGCTTCCAAGGTTGATGCCATTAAAGCCACCCTTGAAAATGATGAAGAAAAG GTTGGAGCGGATATCGTGAAAAGAGCACTGAGTTACCCTCTGAAACTGATTGCCAAGAATGCTGGAGTCAACGGAAGCGTAGTTAGCGAGAAG GTGCTTTCTAACGAGAACGTGAAATACGGTTACAATGCTGCAACCGGCAAGTACGAGGATTTAATGGCTGCAGGAATCATTGATCCAACAAAG GTTGTGAGATGTTGCTTGGAACACGCAGCTTCGGTTGCAAAGACATTCTTGATGTCAGACTGTGTTGTTGTTGAGATCAAGGAACCTGAGCCAGTTCCCGCAGGCAACCCAATGGACAACTCAG GATATGGATACTGA
- the LOC125609465 gene encoding protein MET1, chloroplastic, producing MSLAPTSYPSLYSLPRTQQNPALITQPIFISAKSLFLSSNSCNTHVAKRRNFALKASETEPTAKPEAGGGEEEEEKYETYEIEVEQPYGLKFRKGRDGGTYIDAILPGGFADKTGKFTVGDRVIATSAVFGTEIWPAAEYGRTMYTIRQRIGPLLMQMEKRYGKVDDSGELTEKEIIRAERNAGFISSRLREIQMQNYLRKKELKAQREKDLREGLQFSKNGKYEEALERFESVLGSKPTPDEASIASYNVACCYSKLNQVQAGLSALEEALKSGYEDFKRIRSDPDLENIRKSEAFDPLMKQFDESFINESAINAIKSLFGFNKK from the exons ATGTCTTTAGCTCCGACCAGTTATCCATCTCTCTATTCACTACCAAGAACCCAGCAAAACCCTGCCTTGATCACTCAACCCATCTTCATTTCCGCCAAAAGTCTCTTCCTTTCGAGCAATTCGTGCAATACCCATGTGGCAAAACGCCGGAACTTCGCTCTGAAGGCATCGGAGACAGAGCCCACAGCCAAACCTGAagcaggaggaggagaagaagaagaagagaagtacGAAACATATGAGATAGAAGTGGAGCAGCCTTATGGTTTGAAATTCAGGAAAGGAAGAGATGGTGGTACTTACATTGATGCTATCTTGCCTGGTGGATTTGCCGataaaactggaaaattcacAGTCGGAGACAGAGTTATTGCCACAAG TGCAGTGTTTGGAACAGAGATTTGGCCTGCAGCTGAGTACGGTAGGACTATGTACACCATCCGTCAGCGAATTGGTCCTTTGCTTATGCAGATGGAGAAGCGTtatg GTAAGGTGGATGATTCTGGTGAGTTAACAGAGAAAGAGATAATAAGAGCTGAGAGAAATGCCGGATTCATTAGCAGTAGGTTGAGAGAGATTCAG ATGCAAAACTATTTGAGGAAGAAAGAACTGAAAGCTCAACGGGAGAAGGATCTTCGTGAAGGGCTTCAGTTTTCCAA GAATGGTAAATATGAAGAAGCACTGGAGAGGTTTGAGTCTGTGTTAGGCTCTAAACCAACACCAGATGAGGCATCAATTGCAAGTTACAATGTTGCTTGTTGCTACTCTAAACTTAATCAG GTTCAAGCTGGTCTCTCTGCTCTGGAAGAAGCATTGAAGTCAGGATATGAAGATTTCAAG AGAATCCGAAGTGATCCAGATCTGGAAAACATCAGGAAGTCGGAAGCTTTTGATCCACTCATGAAGCAGTTTGATGAATCTTTCATCAACGAAAGTGCCATTAACGCCATCAAATCCTTGTTTGGCTTTAACAAGAAATAG
- the LOC125575074 gene encoding KIN17-like protein has product MGKNDFLTPKAMANRMKAKGLQKLRWYCQMCQKQCRDENGFKCHCMSESHQRQMQVFGQNPTRVLEGYSEEFEATFLDLMRRSHRFSRIAATVVYNEYINDRHHVHMNSTEWATLTEFVKYLGKTGKCKVDETPKGWFITYIDRDSETLFKERLKNKRVKSDLAEEEKQEREIQRQIERASDMFNAGDDGEKKKDEDLSLKSGVKVGFSLGGGIIKQAVTTSGQARGESSKHMFEDEEDERGEKRKRSGGDSERGSALAELMREEEKMKERMNRKAYWLCQGITVKVMSKALAEKGYYKQKGVVRKVIDNYVGEVEMIDSKHVLRVDQEELETVLPQIGGLVKIVNGAYRGSNAKLLGVDTDKFCAKVQIEKGVYEGRVIKAIEYEDVCKIA; this is encoded by the coding sequence ATGGGGAAGAACGATTTTCTAACCCCGAAGGCGATGGCGAACCGGATGAAGGCGAAGGGTCTTCAGAAGCTCCGATGGTATTGCCAGATGTGCCAGAAACAGTGCCGTGACGAGAACGGCTTCAAGTGCCACTGCATGAGCGAGTCTCACCAGCGTCAGATGCAGGTCTTCGGCCAGAACCCCACTCGCGTCCTCGAAGGCTACTCCGAGGAGTTCGAGGCGACCTTCCTCGATCTCATGCGCCGTAGCCACCGCTTCTCTCGTATCGCCGCCACCGTGGTTTACAACGAGTACATCAACGACCGGCACCATGTTCACATGAACTCCACGGAGTGGGCGACTTTGACGGAGTTTGTTAAGTACTTGGGGAAGACTGGCAAGTGCAAGGTCGACGAGACTCCTAAAGGTTGGTTCATTACTTACATCGATAGAGATTCTGAGACTTTGTTTAAGGAGAGGTTGAAGAATAAGAGGGTTAAGAGTGATTTGGCTGAGGAGGAGAAGCAGGAGAGGGAGATTCAGAGACAGATCGAAAGAGCTTCGGATATGTTCAATGCTGGTGATGAtggtgagaagaagaaagacgaaGACTTGAGTTTGAAGAGTGGAGTTAAGGTTGGGTTCTCTCTTGGTGGAGGGATTATTAAACAGGCTGTTACTACTAGTGGTCAAGCGAGGGGGGAGAGCTCGAAACATATGTTTGAGGATGAAGAGGACGAGAGAGGGGAGAAGAGGAAAAGAAGCGGAGGAGACTCGGAGAGGGGATCGGCTTTGGCTGAGTTGATGAGGGAGGAAGAGAAGATGAAGGAGAGGATGAATCGTAAAGCTTACTGGTTGTGTCAAGGGATCACTGTGAAGGTGATGAGTAAAGCTCTGGCTGAGAAAGGTTATTATAAGCAAAAGGGTGTTGTGAGGAAAGTGATTGACAATTACGTTGGGGAGGTTGAAATGATTGATTCTAAGCACGTGCTACGAGTTGATCAGGAGGAGCTTGAGACGGTGCTTCCACAGATTGGAGGGTTGGTGAAGATTGTGAATGGGGCTTATCGTGGTTCAAACGCCAAGTTGTTGGGTGTGGATACAGACAAGTTTTGCGCTAAAGTTCAGATTGAGAAAGGCGTCTATGAAGGAAGAGTCATAAAAGCCATTGAGTATGAGGACGTATGCAAAATTGCTTAG